A region from the Corylus avellana chromosome ca7, CavTom2PMs-1.0 genome encodes:
- the LOC132186560 gene encoding L-ascorbate oxidase homolog translates to MKLQASFLCFFLGIVACLSGFCVNGEDAYRYFSWTVTYGTISPLGVPQQGILINGQFPGPKVDCVTNDNIIVDVINKLDEPFLITWNGINQRRSSWEDGVLGTNCPIPPNTNWTYKFQAKDQIGTFTYFPSTQLHKAAGGFGGFNIAQRSVISIPXXXXXXXXXXXXXXXXXXXXXALRQKLDSGIPLPLPDALLINGVSNHFVFSGEAGKTYKFRVSNVGIATSINFRIQGHVLKLIEVEGSHTLQDTYESLDVHVGQSVAVLVTLHGSVKDYFIVASTRFTRPIQILTTTAILRYAGSNARASGPLPIGPTYHIHWSMKQARTIRLNLTANAARPNPQGSYHYGTIRVTRTIVLANSEAKIGGKLRYAVNRISYVNPDTPLKLADWFNIPGVFSLNTIKNTSTPGPAILGTSVIGTTLHDFVEIVFQNNETSTQCWHFDGTVFYVVGYGSGPWTLDMRRRYNLVDAITRSTVQVYPKSWTAILVSLDNKGMWNLRSTIWSRRYLGQELYVRVWNNEHSLFTENDIPPNALLCGNARSHS, encoded by the exons ATGAAGCTGCAGGCAAGTTTCCtgtgtttttttcttggaaTCGTAGCTTGCTTGAGTGGTTTCTGCGTGAACGGAGAAGACGCATATAGATATTTTTCATGGACCGTTACATATGGAACAATTTCTCCTCTTGGTGTTCCTCAACAG GGCATtcttataaatggacaatttccTGGCCCTAAGGTCGATTGCGTGACTAATGACAACATAATTGTGGATGTTATCAATAAGCTGGATGAACCTTTCCTCATTACATG GAATGGAATAAACCAGCGAAGATCATCATGGGAAGATGGAGTGCTTGGAACGAATTGCCCCATCCCTCCAAACACAAACTGGACATACAAGTTTCAAGCCAAGGATCAGATTGGAACCTTCACCTACTTCCCTTCAACTCAACTGCATAAAGCTGCCGGGGGTTTTGGGGGTTTCAATATTGCACAAAGGTCCGTCATCTCAATCCCATANNNNNNNNNNNNNNNNNNNNNNNNNNNNNNNNNNNNNNNNNNNNNNNNNNNNNNNNNNN AGGCATTGCGGCAAAAATTGGACTCAGGCATTCCTCTTCCTCTACCTGATGCTCTTCTCATAAATGGGGTTTCTAATCATTTTGTCTTCTCAGGAGAAGCAG GGAAAACCTACAAGTTCAGGGTGTCAAACGTAGGCATAGCAACTTCAATTAACTTCAGGATTCAGGGCCACGTGCTGAAGCTGATTGAGGTAGAGGGATCTCATACTCTACAAGACACCTACGAGTCGCTGGATGTTCATGTGGGTCAATCGGTAGCTGTTTTGGTTACCTTACATGGGTCGGTCAAGGACTATTTCATCGTTGCTTCGACCCGTTTCACAAGGCCCATTCAGATTCTCACTACCACCGCAATTCTTCGCTACGCTGGTTCCAACGCCCGGGCCTCTGGGCCGCTGCCTATTGGTCCAACTTATCACATTCACTGGTCTATGAAGCAAGCCAGAACCATCAG GTTGAATTTGACAGCCAATGCAGCCAGGCCAAACCCTCAAGGATCATACCATTATGGGACAATACGCGTCACGAGGACAATTGTTTTAGCCAATTCTGAAGCCAAAATAGGTGGCAAGCTACGGTATGCTGTTAACAGGATCTCATACGTCAATCCAGACACCCCATTGAAGCTCGCAGACTGGTTTAACATCCCTGGTGTCTTTAGCTTGAACACAATCAAGAACACTTCAACTCCTGGCCCTGCAATCCTCGGCACCTCTGTCATTGGAACTACCCTTCATGACTTTGTTGAAATCGTCTTCCAAAACAATGAAACCTCTACCCAATGTTGGCATTTTGATGGAACCGTTTTCTATGTTGTTGG ATATGGTTCCGGTCCGTGGACGCTTGACATGAGAAGACGCTACAATTTGGTTGATGCCATTACTAGATCTACCGTTCAG GTATATCCGAAGTCGTGGACCGCAATATTGGTGTCTTTAGACAACAAGGGCATGTGGAACTTGAGGTCTACAATTTGGTCAAGGAGATATTTAGGACAGGAATTATATGTGAGAGTTTGGAACAATGAACACagcctcttcactgagaatgaTATCCCTCCCAATGCATTACTTTGTGGCAATGCCAGGAGCCACTCGTAA
- the LOC132187159 gene encoding dof zinc finger protein DOF1.1-like — translation MIQELLGGAGLIAGERKISTNGGVLQAPPPPSSSSQSPSSSSTTTSSNSDNQNLRCPRCDSSNTKFCYYNNYNLTQPRHFCKTCRRYWTKGGALRNVPIGGGCRKNKTAPTTMSAASVGKSSSGKMKTISSEIGRSGGLGSTGFDPDLPSNPILWGSPQNSHLLALLRATQNPNPNPNPSHLSNSVNVKEEGSMLGSHMMSTEPAAVSTIGLNARSTSTLGFDPLGQVPSLGLCSSFWRNNSHQQAQQQNGYVVGEVQNSGIQELYQRLRSSSTNFYADHSPMVLGNVASSSSSSSSILESTSVAGVELGYWNPAFSWSDLPTTNGAYP, via the coding sequence atgatccaAGAACTGTTGGGAGGTGCAGGCCTTATAGCAGGAGAGAGGAAAATCTCCACTAATGGGGGAGTTTTACAAGCCCCACcacctccttcttcttcttctcaatctccttcttcttcctcaacaACTACTTCATCAAATTCAGACAACCAAAACTTGAGGTGTCCAAGGTGTGATTCTTCCAACACCAAGTTCTGTTACTACAACAACTACAACCTCACTCAGCCCCGCCACTTCTGCAAGACGTGTCGCCGGTATTGGACCAAAGGTGGTGCACTCCGAAATGTTCCGATCGGAGGCGGATGCCGAAAGAACAAGACCGCTCCGACTACCATGTCGGCGGCATCGGTTGGGAAATCAAGCTCGGGCAAGATGAAGACCATATCATCTGAGATTGGAAGGTCAGGTGGCCTTGGAAGTACTGGGTTTGATCCTGACCTTCCATCAAACCCAATTCTGTGGGGTTCGCCGCAGAATTCTCATCTCCTGGCCTTACTGAGAGCTactcaaaaccctaaccctaaccctaaccctagtcACTTGTCTAATTCTGTCAATGTGAAGGAGGAGGGGAGTATGCTTGGATCACACATGATGAGTACTGAGCCTGCAGCGGTTTCAACCATTGGATTAAATGCACGGTCGACGTCGACCCTGGGCTTCGATCCTCTAGGCCAGGTGCCTTCTCTGGGCTTGTGCAGCTCTTTCTGGAGAAACAATAGTCACCAGCAAGCCCAACAGCAAAACGGCTATGTAGTTGGCGAAGTTCAAAACAGTGGGATTCAAGAGCTTTATCAGCGGCTCAGATCATCATCAACTAATTTCTATGCTGATCACTCACCAATGGTTCTCGGCAACGTGGCatcttcctcttcatcttcatcGTCCATTTTGGAGTCAACTTCGGTTGCTGGGGTGGAATTGGGGTACTGGAATCCGGCATTTTCTTGGTCTGATCTTCCAACTACTAATGGTGCATATCCCTGA